The proteins below come from a single Venenivibrio stagnispumantis genomic window:
- a CDS encoding glycosyltransferase, whose translation MKLIDITHFYNSKSGGVKKYLEEKVRYFKEKDIEHSLILPSENNDIITKDKVKYFFIKSPEIPFFKPYRIIINKKAIFDIIKQEKPQIVEVGSPYFIPVWINENKKLLGYKTVGFFHSNIEGSIETIFKKINKPFLKVAKSLIKKEYSDFDIVISPSKYIENYLNSLGILNTKTVYLGIDTKIFQFREKDKSILDKYNLPKNKILVVYAGRLSSDKNVLEIASIYNILTYFRPNKYHLVIIGSGHLENKFLKKIEGNYTHIGYIQDKNQYTDILSVCDIFITTSKIETFGLAIVEAQALGLPVVAYKTASIPEVVYYKELLAEDIDNFIKNIELASKYYISPSKRKLLSENIKKYFSWEKTFGNMEKIYQDLII comes from the coding sequence ATGAAGTTAATAGATATAACCCATTTTTATAATAGCAAAAGTGGAGGAGTAAAGAAATACTTAGAAGAAAAAGTCAGATATTTTAAGGAAAAAGATATAGAACATTCTTTAATCCTTCCATCTGAAAATAATGATATAATAACAAAGGACAAAGTTAAATATTTTTTTATAAAATCTCCGGAAATTCCTTTTTTTAAACCTTATAGAATTATTATTAACAAAAAAGCAATTTTTGATATAATAAAACAAGAAAAGCCTCAAATAGTAGAGGTTGGTTCTCCGTATTTTATTCCGGTATGGATAAATGAGAATAAAAAACTACTTGGTTATAAAACTGTTGGATTTTTCCATTCCAATATAGAAGGTAGCATAGAAACCATATTTAAAAAAATAAATAAACCTTTTTTAAAAGTTGCTAAAAGTTTGATAAAAAAAGAATATTCAGATTTTGATATTGTAATATCTCCATCTAAATACATTGAAAATTATCTAAATTCCCTTGGAATTTTAAACACAAAAACTGTTTATCTTGGAATAGATACAAAAATATTTCAATTCAGAGAAAAAGATAAATCCATTTTAGATAAATATAATTTACCAAAAAATAAAATTTTAGTTGTTTATGCCGGTAGATTATCCTCTGACAAAAATGTTTTAGAAATAGCATCTATTTATAATATATTAACCTATTTTAGACCCAATAAATATCATCTTGTTATAATAGGTTCTGGACATCTTGAAAATAAATTTTTAAAAAAAATTGAAGGAAACTATACCCATATAGGTTATATACAGGATAAAAATCAGTATACAGATATATTATCAGTTTGTGATATATTTATAACTACTTCAAAAATAGAAACTTTTGGTCTTGCCATTGTTGAGGCACAGGCTTTAGGTCTGCCGGTAGTAGCTTATAAAACAGCATCTATTCCGGAAGTAGTTTATTATAAAGAGCTTCTTGCAGAAGATATTGATAACTTTATAAAAAATATAGAATTAGCTTCCAAATATTATATATCTCCCTCAAAAAGAAAATTACTATCAGAAAATATAAAAAAATATTTCTCTTGGGAAAAAACATTTGGCAATATGGAAAAAATATATCAAGATTTGATTATATAA